The following DNA comes from Sebastes umbrosus isolate fSebUmb1 chromosome 8, fSebUmb1.pri, whole genome shotgun sequence.
cgaaacgGCCTGTAttgaacaataaaatgatataaatataataagcattttcagtccaaaatggtggcagcagctgttgtcaaacaaagcaccagagtttcgtgtctttgcttctatacttttTGGcacaactctttttttttttacattttgtgtttttgtatggcAGATTTAAAGTAGACAGATTTTGTTATCTTTGCACAGGGATGTTGGCTGTTTTCCCCGTTTCCATtcgttatgctaagctaaccagatGCTGACTGTGGCCATATTTACTGGACAGACATGAGTGAtgtcgatcttctcatctaactctctatTTGCAACAAAGTAAATAAGCCTATttaccaaaatgttgaactattacTCTGAATTACTTACCTCATAAATGGAAATGGCTgccagataaaaataaaatatgtattgtgggtatacaataaaatatcatCACTGCTGCATTTGGTTTTTTTGTGCCTATACCTTTTAAAGCTCCGGGATAACCTTAaacaaagatgaacagaacgtTGCACTCGTGTGACCTTGGAAAAGATCCCCAGTAAAAGATGTAAATCAAAATTTCATGCCTGCCAGTGAGGGCTGAGCAAGTTACCCGTCACAGTGAGTGTTTACTGGAAGCAAAgagaaaacatactgtatttctggATGTTTCCAGGCAAGAATTGAAGAATGTTCGGCCTCACTCAGCTGCTCGGAGTACCATAGGTATAAGATACCTCGATTAGCTCAAAAAGACTTTTTTCATGTCTTGGAGCgtgttttttcttcagatgtTGTCAGGGggtgtgcttctgtttgtgcaTTGTTGCACTAAGTCAATTCTGTGCACTCAAACAATTCTTCATTCAAACAAATATCCCCAGTAATGATCTGCAAGATGCAGACCACGGCTCTCTAATCAGCATTCCTTTCTCCGCTACACAACACCAAAAGATTTCAAAACAGGTGGAATTGCTTTTCATCAGTCACCATATGACAAATCAAACACTAATTACAATATCTGCCAACATTAGGTCAACAAATCATTTGTTCTGTTCATAATGCATATTTTGTAGGCCCCCGCAGATTTTCCCATTGGTCCTGCAAAGAAATTCATCATCATATATGAAAGTGCTGGAAACTAAATATATGGATATAAATTCCGTTGGCAGCGTGCCTCCATGCCTGCCTGGAGGCTAAAGAAAGCCTGAGTCATGTTTAGAAAGTGAATTATGGGAGATCATAAATCCTTATCTGAACAACCTTTGACCAGTCAAACTTCATGCGTGCTCCACGCAAGATGTGTGAACATGCTAATGGTTGATAACGAGGTGGAGGAGGAATCGGATGTCTTTACTTCACAACAGGGCTGAGAGAACAACTAACGGCTGTGGGGGAAGGACTGCTGTAAAGACGTTTGCACAAAGAGTCCGTATTTTTTGTCCAAAATTGTCAGACgtttaaaaatacatacaacctcatgttgtgtcaatcacgtttagGCATCGACTCTGAAACTTTTGTCTGTCTTTTAAGTTTTCAGAACAGGTATCTGCGTTTTTTTGCatccgtcaaaaggcaaaagagggttgtttgaccactcagagccaccgtccgtgcaaacatcatcatccaaaatggcatgaaAAGCATTCACTTTGTCTCAGaacacaaagcactttacaataaagaaatgaaagaatACAAAGATGCAGGATTTAATGacagattgtggcaggtgattgcggAACAGTTTGGAATCAAGGATggtcgcaaaacaaaggatgtacaAAAGATTAGACAGTAATGATTGTGCTTTGGGCAGCTAAACAATAGCTGTTTGccaatgtcattcattcattaaccccactgggactagcgctatccattgcacccacgtggttaattcagttttttcttgtaatgcGAATTTTCTCAGCAAATAGAATAATATAACACATCAGACTCGGTGTGCTAGGTTTCTGTGAGTAACGTTGTTTATCGgatgacagattaaaaaaagcatacgaaaaatacagactttatGTGCAAAGACATTAAACAATCAACACGATGTTATGGGAaagcgtataaatagcatgacattacacagactttctgtgtgtcatgaggatgcattttaggctttctgtgtgtcatttgtacgccgcttttTGCGCGTCATTTGTATGCTACGcaacaaaactgtggtaacgtccacagttagattgaggcaacaaaaccgcttagttaggtttttaaaaaacatcatggttgggtttaaaataagtacgtaaactaagaaaaatacatatgaaaacaacataacatcagtgcggaaaacatgtcacatacatcactaaaaaaacgtgacaaacgtcactaacgtaactaacaaaacaaaacaccgttCTCCTGGTTAAATGTCCTGTCTTTTTTGGAGCCATCCACCTTCCCTCCCACCtgccataagcggtctttctcactttttattgtaCGTCGCcagctctgagcatagcattTATGctgatgcgtttacattgcagtcagtgcagactacatggcgtacaaatgacaagccAAAaacacgctaaatgccttgcgtaTTATCGTATTTCATGAAATACTCACGTAATTTAATCTATttcatttgtgtacatagacaccagtccctcttttttttcatgacgctcagcacgacttccaacaatgtatttttttgtgcgttttcctacgaatgtcgaGCAACACCTGACGCAcctgtcaatttccactccagtcttttcaaaataaaacaacttagttaggccTATTAAAAGGTTgaagtttgggtttaaataacaccggaagtgctgtCACTTAAGTGACACTTACGTGAcacttacgtgacaaataaatcaactttgacttgtggtttcacatgcgacaggaacaccggtctcctgggcgaaagagcagtccagtccagtgctttttgaccaacccatccacccgacctccttcctacgTGGCGTTCACCGCTCTCTATACTTTCGgtttcacaattacatggattacatacgaattgatttcatgctgaccatcatgaaaaaaattttaaatttgtCTATACACACggatcaatacattcaatttcttGACTACTTCACAAACtactgtgcgactgggctgttcATTCATATGCAATTTTGTTTTAGTTGAGTCTCAcacaaggaagaaaaaaacacctttttgaTAGCTCTTGCATGCTCGCACCAGCACTGCCTAATCCTGCCTGGTTTAACACATACGTCCCCTGATGCAGgttcattttctctcctcacagTGAGCAAGCTGGGAAAAAAACGAGTAACGAGGCagggaggaaaggaaataaGGGACAGGAAGAAGACAGACCAAAGTGGGTGATATCTTCTTAATAGCAGAACTGCCTTGACCCGTAACACCCACTGTCCCTCAGCAGCCTGCCGCTATTCTCCCATTTCCTTTCAAAGCACAAGAGCAATATTTCAGAACTGACAGAGAACACATGGTTATATAAAagagagattcttaatctcttACTGGTTTCACTGGACTGGAATGTCTTTTTGTCTTGTGTACCAGCAAAGAATAGCATCACCCTCTGGGACTCCACTTGCATTAACAGCAAAACCTGTTTACGAGACAATCGCTCATTTCTACATCGGCCCACCTACCCCGAGTTTGAGGTGTGCAGCCCAGATACAATCAATACTGTTGTCAATAGGAGAGACGAGAAGAGAGCCAGAAAACAAGATACGTGATGGAAAATATGTCAGCTCCAGCAAATCCAATGAATTGTATAACATCAAGAGCACAATGCATGGATTTAGTGAAgggatttctctctctctctctctccgtgtgaTGCACCAGTCATCGATAttctcatcacacacacacaattttttATCAACTGTCACGTGTTTCTTTTAATTATACAGTCATCATCACATAGAACGCCTAGTACCCATTTTGTTATGTcttttacacacaaacaaatgcatAATCATAATGATAGGAATAATCGATACAAAATTCTTTATGAAAATCCTTACTTTTGACACATCGAGGCCTTCATTTGGACCTGacaggttatttttttttacagcttggAAAACATCAGTCCTGAGATTAGACTTTTGTTTGGCACGTACCACAAAGAAGCGAAATTATCATCAATTAGAACTGATCATTtaagaagagagaggagcgtCTTAAAGTAAGGAGAATGAATTCATGCAAAATGATCTTAGGACAAGACGCTCTCTCTACGATTGTTCCCCCCCACACTTTTTGTAGTAGTGCTACTAGTAGTTGCTGCACCACTATGCCAAACGCAGAGCAGTTTAACTGGACAAACTTTGGCCCGATTCCAAGACACCCTctacaccctctccctaccGTCTCCCACTCCGTTTGCACctggagggtccgccatattaagtgccatcccaaacAAATTAGcagggagtggaagtgggttataaaaccctccaacagctaGCCTGCTtcgatgccgacttaaccagctgccctTATTCATAACGTGCAAAGTCATTTTGTGTTCGCCATGGAACACGCTCCAATATAAGTTCCGTGCGACGTTATCAACttaaagtaaatagattgtttttcGAATCAAATATACTcttgtctagtctagaaaacggtagacatgttcattagattgtaaattgttgtaaatgtatacatatacagtatatacaatatgtatttattatttatacccctatcagcagctacaaccccataatttattatatcttcaactgtgcaatactgactcAACAGCacaataatttagtgcaataactcagctgtgcaataatctggtttactccggCGTTAACACTGCATttgtttatacagtacatttaaactaacgtttgtatttatttataggctactattcttgcattttacACACTTAATGATAGATCctgtttttcagcattattattatatatattcggACTAAAACATAACTATTtcaatcaataaagtatttctgattcttatatttattcataGTTTCCTTgccggagagagggaagttcatCCTGAAGTGgccgctgtatttataccctgCACCTTAAAGAAGGatgcttcattgagctgtgagctACAAACGGAGTTCAGTCTGTCACAGTCTGAGTGGGAGGGTGTAGGGACTGGATTGGAACTGGGCCAGTATCTTATGAGAATAAGGTGCAACACTGTAACTCTTCCAACCAGTAAACCAGGAGACTATCAGATCATCTCCTCACCAcattcgctcacacacacatccactcaAAGATGCACACATATGTCCTAAATGCTTTACAAGCTACGTAATAAAAATCAAAACTAGCAAGTAAAAAGTGGCTTTGTTGGTTCTATGGCCTCATAGTTTGACTAAGAATAAGGTCAGTCTCTCTGCAGGGCTGACTTCTACTGTAGCAGAGGCCCAGGCGTTACGTTAGATCGTACACAGCTAACCTGGCTGACCCCGCCACTGTTCTCCCGTCAGTCAGGGTGGTAATTAGATCCAAATATATCTCTCCGTtccagtcttcttcttctgtgcacATAATGATATTGTACTATGCCCCCAAGTATTTCCTTCAGTGCTGCAGAATCTATCATCTCGCATTAGAGATAAAAGCACTTAATCTTGTGGAAAAAAACCCATTTACCTCTGCTTCGCACTTTTTAGTCTCGCAAAGGTGGAGCTGGCAGCTCAGACCTCGCACTCGATGGAGCCTGATATGGTGCACGTGCACGGCCTCGTCTCATTCACCAACGTGTCCATCGTCTCCGAGTTCGAGTGGTAGCTCAGGTAGTACTCTTGCAGCTGAGAGTTAAGGTCCTGCTCCTGCTTGCGGGCCTTTTTCCTGCGCTTGTGGTTGACTgagtgctgctgcagctgcctcATGGTGTTGGGGTAGCGCCTCCACGAGACATAAATAACCAGGAGGATCAATGCCACTGACAGGAACAGGGCTACGCTGCCTGCAATGATTTTATGGAAAGCCATATGTTCAAACTGTAGCTCTGGGATGAATGATGCAGGGGGCTCAGGGGAGATGGGTGAGCTCACGTTTGTGGACTctgttgtctttctgtctgtcccaCTTGGACGGACAGGTGAAGAGGTTAACCTCTGTACGGGCGACTCGGTACCAGGGTCTGTTGTGAGGTCAAGGTGAGCTGTGATGTTCACAACTTGGGTGGAAGTCAGAGCAACAAGAACGGTGGTTGAGAAAACATTTGACGCGTCCGCACACGTCGAGTGATTCTTCACCACATCCACGACTCGCTCGCCCTGTACGGATTTGGGACTGCTGCATATCATGCTGATGTCTTTGGAGTCTTTGAAGTTTCGGAGCCACCCCATGAGAGGGCAGATGCTGGGGCTGCAGTCCCAGGCGTTACCGGCCAGGCTGACGGTGGTCAGCGAGGTCCACGCCGCCACGGCTTCCACAGGCACGCCGCTGAGCTTGTTGGACTCGAGGTTGAGCGTTTGTAAGTTCGGCATGCACTGGAAAACCGCCGGGTCCAAGATTTGGATCTCGTTCCCCGACACGTCCAACTTCTGTAGCTTGTGCCAGGTCCACGGCACGCCTTGACTGATGGAGCGTATGCGGTTCCATTGCAAATAAAGCGCCTGGAGGTTGGTGAGGCGCGGGAAAATGAAGAAATTAATCCTGGAAAACTGATTGTGCTCTAAGTGGAGTTCTTTCAACTTGTACAACCCTAAGAAGGTCGTGCGAGTGAGGCTCCGCAAGCGATTGTAACCCAAGTCCAAAAACTCCAGGCTGCGGCACTCCAGAAACGTACGGATGAGGATCTGCTTCAGGCCGTTAGATCGAAGGTGGAGATTCTGTAGCTTGCGCAGACCATAAAAATGCCCCGGCTGCAGAGACTGCAGCTGATTGTAGGATAGGTCCAGATTCCGCAAGTTGGGTATGGCGCTGAAC
Coding sequences within:
- the lrrtm4l2 gene encoding leucine-rich repeat transmembrane neuronal protein 4, with the protein product MGSVMLDWRLSCLLLQAAALLLLSEGERMCPASCRCEGKIVYCESGIFQGIPENITAGCQGLSLRYNSLLVLLPYQFAHLNQLIWLYLDHNAIRDMDALAFHGVRRLKELILSSNKITHLHNNTFSAIPNLRNLDLSYNQLQSLQPGHFYGLRKLQNLHLRSNGLKQILIRTFLECRSLEFLDLGYNRLRSLTRTTFLGLYKLKELHLEHNQFSRINFFIFPRLTNLQALYLQWNRIRSISQGVPWTWHKLQKLDVSGNEIQILDPAVFQCMPNLQTLNLESNKLSGVPVEAVAAWTSLTTVSLAGNAWDCSPSICPLMGWLRNFKDSKDISMICSSPKSVQGERVVDVVKNHSTCADASNVFSTTVLVALTSTQVVNITAHLDLTTDPGTESPVQRLTSSPVRPSGTDRKTTESTNVSSPISPEPPASFIPELQFEHMAFHKIIAGSVALFLSVALILLVIYVSWRRYPNTMRQLQQHSVNHKRRKKARKQEQDLNSQLQEYYLSYHSNSETMDTLVNETRPCTCTISGSIECEV